From the genome of Carassius gibelio isolate Cgi1373 ecotype wild population from Czech Republic chromosome B10, carGib1.2-hapl.c, whole genome shotgun sequence, one region includes:
- the LOC127966772 gene encoding hepatic lectin isoform X3, which translates to MSDDNYDNDFVTETEGMKGERMEMTVVVFESIEHLRGYDFKTETNTHKPLQRTGSDSVKSRSSRAAVVCLVLLCVLLLTAVIVLCVHIYTNLTEQRNELEIKITNLTEERNELEIKITNLTEERNKLEIKNNNLTEESKTKRDQLINQLSILDEWIYYQFSFYYKSNEKKSWTESRRDCLKKGADLIITNNREEYDFVMNITNKTEFWIGATDIDVDGSWKWVDGSNMTSGFRFWAKGGQVKEPGGGTLENCAVSHSTQWPNIKGWNDVKCNDTYNWICEKSILPLI; encoded by the exons ATGTCTGATGATAATTATGACAATGACTTTGTGACAGAGACTGAGGGAATGAAAGGAGAGAGAATGGAGATGACCGTGGTTGTCTTTGAAAGTATAGAGCACCTGAGAGGTTATGATTTCAAGACAGAGACAAACACCCACAAACCACTTCAGCGTACAG GAAGTGATTCAGTGAAGAGCAGAAGCTCTAGAGCAGCTGTAGTGTGTTTGGTTCtgctgtgtgttcttctgctgactgCAGTCATAGTGCTGTGTGTCCACATCTACACAAACCTCACAGAACAAAGAAATGAGCTTGAAATCAAGATCACCAacctcacagaagaaagaaatgaacTAGAAATCAAGATCACCAacctcacagaagaaagaaacaagcTTGAAATCAAGAACAACAAcctcacagaagaaagtaagacCAAGAGAGACCAGCTAATAAATCAGCTTTCAATTCTTG ATGAATGGATTTACTATCaattcagtttttactataaGTCCAATGAGAAGAAGAGCTGGACTGAGAGCAGACGAGACTGTTTGAAGAAAGGAGCAgatctgatcatcacaaacaacAGAGAGGAATAT GATTTTGTTatgaatattactaataaaaCAGAATTCTGGATTGGTGCAACTGACATTGATGTGGACGGCAGCtggaaatgggttgatggcagcAACATGACCTCTGG TTTCAGATTCTGGGCAAAAGGTGGACAAGTAAAAGAGCCAGGAGGAGGAACATTAGAGAACTGTGCTGTGTCTCATTCAACACAGTGGCCTAACATAAAAGGGTGGAATGATGTTAAATGTAATGATACTTATAACTGGATCTGTGAGAAGAGTATTTTACCTCTGATATAG